A genome region from Pseudomonas sp. S06B 330 includes the following:
- the rloB gene encoding osmotic stress tolerance membrane protein RloB — translation MRSLTLHLKVLITVLVLLGIMVTAYQIFFLGIPVTEDETDDLWNIDAKVEFVANPKDPVKIQMFVPPLSRDYVSLNESFISNNYGVSVNRVDGNRKVTWSARRASGNQTLYYRLVLTKRYSTEKAKIKGPTFRDSLAVEGPEKVAAEALMAPIRQHSADVETFVSETIKRVNNLNDDNVKLLLAGDTSSLNKAKVIDLLLSIAHVPVEKVHTIRLVADQPQTPELWLRSFNGTDWLYFNPDTGEQGLPTDRLLWWTGDDNLITVDGGKKANVSFSLNNSEMNAIRLAKLTDENTDADFLEYSLYGLPLQTQQTFMIMVMIPIGVLVILVLRNLIGLQTLGTFTPVLIALAFRETQLGFGIILFTVITALGLSLRSYLEHLKLQMLPRLSVVLTFVVVLIAAISLFSHKLGLERGLSVALFPMVILTMTIERLSITWEERGGGHAMKVAIGTLFAASLAHLLMSVPELVYFVFTFPAVLLILVGFMLAMGRYRGYRLTELVRFKAFVKADA, via the coding sequence ATGCGCTCTCTTACCCTTCATCTGAAAGTCCTGATCACCGTACTGGTGCTACTGGGCATCATGGTTACGGCCTATCAGATCTTCTTTCTCGGCATCCCGGTGACCGAGGATGAGACTGACGACCTGTGGAACATCGACGCCAAAGTCGAGTTCGTCGCCAACCCCAAGGACCCGGTCAAGATCCAGATGTTCGTACCGCCCTTGAGCCGCGATTACGTCAGCCTCAATGAGAGCTTTATCTCCAACAACTACGGGGTCAGCGTCAACCGCGTCGACGGCAACCGCAAGGTAACCTGGTCGGCCCGCCGTGCCAGCGGCAACCAGACCCTGTACTACCGCCTGGTCCTGACCAAGCGCTACAGCACTGAAAAGGCCAAGATCAAAGGCCCGACCTTCCGCGACAGCCTGGCGGTCGAGGGCCCTGAGAAAGTCGCCGCCGAAGCGCTGATGGCACCTATCCGCCAGCACTCGGCCGACGTCGAAACCTTTGTCAGCGAAACCATCAAGCGGGTCAACAACCTCAATGACGACAACGTCAAGTTGCTGTTGGCCGGTGACACCTCGTCGCTGAACAAGGCCAAGGTCATTGACCTGCTGCTGTCGATCGCTCACGTGCCGGTGGAAAAGGTCCATACCATCCGCCTGGTCGCCGACCAGCCTCAAACCCCTGAACTGTGGCTGCGCAGTTTCAACGGCACCGACTGGCTGTACTTCAACCCAGATACCGGCGAACAGGGCCTGCCGACTGACCGCCTGCTGTGGTGGACCGGCGATGACAACCTGATCACTGTCGATGGTGGCAAAAAAGCCAACGTCAGCTTCAGCCTGAACAACAGCGAGATGAACGCCATCCGTCTGGCCAAGCTGACCGACGAGAACACTGACGCCGACTTCCTCGAATACTCGCTCTACGGCCTGCCCCTGCAAACCCAGCAGACCTTCATGATCATGGTGATGATCCCGATCGGCGTGCTGGTGATTCTGGTGCTGCGCAACCTGATCGGCCTGCAGACCCTGGGCACCTTCACCCCGGTACTGATCGCTCTGGCCTTCCGTGAAACCCAGTTGGGCTTTGGCATCATCCTGTTCACGGTGATTACCGCGCTAGGCCTGTCACTACGTTCCTATCTCGAACACCTGAAGCTGCAGATGTTGCCGCGCCTGTCGGTGGTGTTGACCTTCGTGGTGGTGTTGATCGCCGCGATCAGCCTATTCAGCCACAAGCTGGGCCTGGAGCGTGGGTTGTCGGTGGCACTGTTCCCGATGGTGATTCTGACCATGACCATTGAACGCCTGTCGATCACTTGGGAAGAGCGTGGTGGCGGCCACGCGATGAAAGTCGCCATTGGCACCCTGTTCGCCGCATCTCTGGCGCACCTGCTGATGAGCGT
- the rloA gene encoding retropepsin-like aspartic peptidase RloA, which yields MRLTPLPLLLSLFLLPAVGQAAEKTVYGLNEYARLADIDLEVAAKLDTGAKTASLSARDIKRFKRNGESWVRFYLAIDAAHAHPIERPLARVSKIKRRAGDYNPDEGKAYTARPVIEMNICMGTAQRVIEVNLTDRSAFQYPLLIGSEALKHFDALVDPSLKYAAGKPACAPDAPKAE from the coding sequence ATGAGACTTACACCCCTTCCACTGTTGCTCAGCCTGTTTTTGTTGCCTGCCGTTGGCCAGGCCGCGGAAAAGACCGTGTACGGCCTGAATGAATACGCCCGACTCGCCGATATCGACCTCGAGGTTGCCGCCAAACTCGATACCGGGGCCAAGACGGCCTCGCTCAGCGCGCGCGACATCAAGCGCTTCAAGCGCAATGGCGAATCCTGGGTGCGCTTCTACCTGGCAATTGACGCCGCCCACGCACATCCGATAGAACGACCCCTGGCCCGTGTCAGCAAGATCAAGCGACGCGCCGGCGATTACAACCCGGACGAAGGCAAGGCCTACACCGCCCGCCCGGTGATTGAAATGAACATCTGCATGGGCACCGCCCAACGCGTGATCGAAGTGAACCTTACCGACCGCAGCGCGTTCCAGTACCCGCTGCTGATCGGCTCCGAGGCACTCAAACACTTTGATGCGCTGGTCGACCCAAGCCTTAAATACGCGGCCGGCAAACCTGCCTGTGCCCCTGACGCTCCCAAAGCAGAGTAA
- a CDS encoding GntR family transcriptional regulator gives MLDTAQAPGAIAEDSETLSENVFRRIQAAIVKGEIAPGSKISEPELARTYGISRGPLREAIHRLEGQRLLVRVPHVGARVVSLSHAELIELYEIRESLEGMACRLAAERMSVAEIDELRRVLDTHERDATFQAGLGYYQQEGDYDFHYRIIQGSGNRTLVQMLCGELYQLVRMYRIQFSATPNRPRQAFAEHHRILDAIADRDGELAELLMRRHIGASKRNIERHYLDATSPRGES, from the coding sequence ATGCTGGACACAGCCCAAGCCCCCGGCGCGATAGCAGAGGATTCCGAAACCCTCTCGGAAAACGTCTTCCGGCGTATCCAGGCAGCCATCGTCAAGGGCGAGATCGCCCCTGGCAGCAAAATCTCCGAGCCTGAGCTGGCGCGTACCTACGGCATCAGCCGTGGGCCGCTGCGTGAGGCGATCCACCGCCTGGAAGGCCAGCGTCTGCTAGTGCGCGTGCCGCACGTCGGTGCGCGGGTGGTGTCGCTGAGTCATGCGGAGTTGATCGAGCTGTACGAGATCCGTGAGTCTCTGGAAGGCATGGCCTGTCGTCTGGCTGCCGAACGCATGAGCGTAGCCGAGATCGATGAGCTACGTCGGGTGCTCGACACCCACGAGCGTGATGCCACCTTCCAGGCCGGCCTGGGTTACTACCAGCAGGAGGGCGACTACGACTTCCATTACCGGATCATCCAGGGCAGCGGTAATCGCACCCTGGTGCAGATGCTCTGCGGCGAGCTGTATCAGCTGGTGCGCATGTACCGCATCCAGTTTTCCGCTACGCCCAATCGGCCACGCCAGGCGTTCGCCGAACACCACCGGATTCTCGATGCCATCGCCGACCGTGACGGCGAACTGGCCGAGCTCTTGATGCGCCGTCACATCGGCGCCTCCAAACGCAATATTGAGCGTCACTATCTCGACGCTACCAGCCCACGAGGTGAGTCATGA
- the prpB gene encoding methylisocitrate lyase: MSQKSSPGQRFRDAVAAEHPLQVVGAINANHALLAKRAGFKAIYLSGGGVAAGSLGLPDLGITGLDDVLTDVRRITDVCDLPLLVDVDTGFGSSAFNVARTVKSMIKFGAAAIHIEDQVGAKRCGHRPNKEIVSQQEMVDRIKAAVDARTDDSFVIMARTDALAVEGLEAALDRAAACIEAGADMVFPEAITELAMYKTFADRIKAPILANITEFGATPLYTTEELASVDVSLVLYPLSAFRAMNKAAENVYTALRRDGTQKNVIDTMQTRMELYDAINYHAFEQSLDALFAQKKG; the protein is encoded by the coding sequence ATGAGTCAGAAAAGCAGTCCCGGCCAGCGCTTTCGCGATGCAGTCGCCGCCGAGCACCCGCTGCAGGTTGTCGGTGCGATCAATGCCAACCATGCACTGCTGGCCAAGCGTGCCGGTTTCAAGGCTATCTACCTGTCGGGTGGCGGCGTCGCGGCCGGCTCCCTGGGCCTGCCGGACCTGGGTATCACCGGGCTGGATGACGTGCTCACCGACGTACGGCGGATCACCGATGTTTGCGACCTGCCGCTGCTGGTCGATGTCGACACCGGCTTTGGTTCTTCGGCATTCAACGTCGCCCGTACTGTCAAGTCGATGATCAAGTTTGGCGCTGCTGCGATCCACATCGAAGACCAGGTCGGCGCCAAGCGCTGCGGCCATCGCCCGAACAAAGAAATCGTTTCCCAGCAGGAGATGGTCGATCGCATCAAGGCGGCCGTGGATGCGCGTACCGACGACAGCTTTGTGATCATGGCGCGTACTGACGCCCTGGCCGTCGAAGGCCTGGAAGCGGCCCTGGATCGTGCTGCTGCGTGCATCGAAGCCGGTGCCGACATGGTTTTCCCGGAAGCCATCACCGAACTGGCCATGTACAAGACCTTCGCTGACCGCATCAAGGCGCCGATCCTGGCCAACATCACCGAATTCGGTGCTACCCCGCTGTACACCACCGAAGAGCTGGCCTCGGTCGATGTCTCGCTGGTGCTGTACCCGCTGTCAGCGTTCCGCGCCATGAACAAGGCGGCCGAGAATGTTTACACCGCGCTGCGCCGCGACGGCACGCAGAAGAACGTTATCGACACCATGCAGACTCGTATGGAGCTGTACGATGCCATCAACTACCACGCGTTCGAGCAAAGTCTCGACGCCCTGTTTGCGCAAAAGAAGGGTTGA
- the prpC gene encoding bifunctional 2-methylcitrate synthase/citrate synthase has translation MAEAKVLSGAGLRGQVAGQTALSTVGQAGAGLTYRGYDVRELAEHAEFEEVAYLLLYGELPSAAQLAEYKGKLKTLRDVPQALKEVLERIPGTAHPMDVMRTGCSVLGTLEPELSFDLQHDKTDRLLAMFPAIMCYWYRFSHHGVRINCTSDEDTIGGHFLHLLHGKKPSELHVKVMNVSLILYAEHEFNASTFTARVCASTLSDLYSCVTAAIGSLRGPLHGGANEAAMEMIELFKTPQEAINGTLAMLERKDKIMGFGHAIYKESDPRNEVIKGWSKKLADEVGDTVLYPVSEAIDKTMWEQKKLFPNADFYHASAYHFMGIPTKLFTPIFVCSRLTGWAAHVFEQRANNRIIRPSAEYTGVEQRKFVPIEQR, from the coding sequence ATGGCCGAAGCAAAAGTACTCAGTGGTGCCGGCCTGCGTGGTCAAGTGGCCGGGCAAACTGCACTGTCGACCGTGGGCCAGGCCGGTGCAGGTCTAACCTACCGTGGCTACGATGTTCGTGAACTGGCCGAACATGCCGAATTCGAAGAAGTCGCGTACCTGCTGCTCTATGGTGAGCTGCCAAGTGCCGCCCAGCTGGCCGAATACAAAGGCAAGCTCAAAACCCTGCGCGACGTACCGCAAGCCTTGAAAGAAGTGCTCGAGCGCATTCCGGGCACCGCCCATCCGATGGATGTGATGCGTACCGGTTGCTCGGTACTCGGCACCCTGGAGCCGGAGCTGAGCTTCGACCTGCAGCACGACAAGACTGACCGTCTGCTGGCGATGTTCCCGGCGATCATGTGCTACTGGTACCGCTTCAGCCATCACGGTGTGCGCATCAACTGCACCAGTGATGAAGACACCATTGGCGGCCATTTCCTGCACCTGTTGCACGGCAAGAAGCCGAGCGAGCTGCACGTCAAAGTGATGAACGTGTCGCTGATCCTTTACGCCGAGCACGAGTTCAACGCCTCGACCTTTACTGCCCGGGTGTGCGCTTCGACGCTGTCGGACCTGTACTCCTGCGTCACCGCTGCCATCGGTTCGCTGCGTGGCCCGCTGCACGGCGGTGCCAACGAAGCAGCAATGGAAATGATCGAGCTGTTCAAGACCCCGCAGGAAGCCATCAATGGCACCTTGGCGATGCTTGAGCGCAAAGACAAGATCATGGGCTTTGGTCATGCCATCTACAAAGAGTCCGACCCACGTAACGAAGTGATCAAGGGCTGGTCGAAGAAGCTCGCCGACGAAGTCGGTGACACCGTGCTGTACCCGGTATCCGAAGCCATCGACAAGACCATGTGGGAGCAGAAGAAGCTGTTCCCTAACGCCGACTTCTACCATGCCTCGGCGTATCACTTCATGGGCATTCCAACCAAGCTGTTCACCCCGATCTTTGTCTGCTCGCGCCTGACTGGCTGGGCAGCCCATGTGTTCGAACAGCGTGCCAACAACCGCATCATCCGTCCGAGCGCCGAGTACACCGGCGTTGAGCAGCGCAAGTTCGTGCCAATCGAACAACGCTGA
- the acnD gene encoding Fe/S-dependent 2-methylisocitrate dehydratase AcnD produces the protein MNTEFRKNLPGTDLDYFDARAAVDAIKPGAYDRLPYTSRVLAENLVRRCDPATLNASLSQLIERKRDLDFPWFPARVVCHDILGQTALVDLAGLRDAIAEGGGDPAQVNPVVPVQLIVDHSLAVECGGFDPQAFEKNRAIEDRRNEDRFHFINWTKKAFKNVDVIQPGNGIMHQINLEKMSPVIHAERGVAYPDTCVGTDSHTPHVDALGVIAIGVGGLEAENVMLGRASWMRLPEIVGVELSGKPQPGITATDVVLALTEFLRKEKVVGAYLEFYGEGARALTLGDRATISNMAPEYGATAAMFSIDQQTIDYLKLTGREDQQVKLVETYAKVAGLWSDSLANADYERVLRFDLSSVVRNMAGPSNPHARVATSDLASKGIAGQWDEVPGQMPDGAVIIAAITSCTNTSNPRNVIAAGLLARNANKLGLARKPWVKSSLAPGSKTVALYLKEAGLDDELEQLGFGIVAFACTTCNGMSGALDPVIQQEIIDRDLYATAVLSGNRNFDGRIHPYAKQAFLASPPLVVAYAIAGTIRFDIEKDVLGVVDGKEIRLKDIWPSDEEIDAVVKAAVKPEQFRQVYIPMFAIEEDTGPKVDPLYDWREMSTYIRRPPYWEGALAGERTLKGMRPLAVLPDNITTDHLSPSNAIMLDSAAGEYLAKMGLPEEDFNSYATHRGDHLTAQRATFANPKLFNEMVRENGKVKQGSLARIEPEGKVTRMWEAIETYMERKQPLIIVAGADYGQGSSRDWAAKGVRLAGVEAIVAEGFERIHRTNLVGMGVLPLEFKPGVNRHTLDIDGTETFDVVGQRTPRATLTLVITRHNGERVEVPVTCRLDTAEEVSIYEAGGVLQRFAQDFLESATV, from the coding sequence ATGAATACTGAATTTCGCAAGAACCTGCCGGGCACTGACCTGGATTATTTCGACGCTCGTGCGGCTGTCGACGCGATCAAGCCCGGCGCCTACGACCGTCTGCCCTATACCTCCCGTGTGCTGGCTGAAAACCTGGTGCGTCGCTGCGATCCTGCGACCCTTAATGCGTCGCTGAGCCAGCTGATCGAGCGTAAGCGTGACCTCGACTTCCCCTGGTTCCCGGCGCGAGTGGTCTGCCACGACATCCTCGGTCAGACCGCGCTGGTCGACCTCGCGGGTCTGCGTGACGCCATCGCCGAAGGCGGTGGTGACCCGGCCCAGGTCAACCCTGTGGTGCCGGTACAACTGATTGTCGACCACTCGCTGGCGGTCGAATGCGGTGGTTTCGACCCGCAGGCATTCGAGAAGAACCGTGCCATCGAAGACCGTCGTAACGAAGACCGCTTCCATTTCATCAACTGGACCAAGAAGGCGTTCAAGAACGTCGATGTGATCCAGCCTGGCAACGGCATCATGCACCAGATCAACCTGGAGAAGATGTCGCCGGTAATCCATGCCGAGCGTGGCGTGGCCTATCCCGATACCTGCGTCGGTACCGACAGCCACACCCCGCATGTTGATGCCCTGGGCGTGATCGCCATTGGTGTTGGCGGCCTGGAAGCCGAGAACGTAATGCTTGGCCGTGCCTCGTGGATGCGTCTGCCGGAGATCGTCGGCGTTGAACTGTCCGGCAAGCCGCAGCCGGGCATTACCGCCACTGACGTAGTGCTGGCCCTGACCGAGTTCCTGCGTAAGGAAAAGGTCGTCGGCGCCTACCTCGAATTCTACGGTGAAGGTGCTCGTGCCCTGACGCTGGGTGACCGCGCAACCATCTCCAACATGGCGCCGGAGTATGGTGCTACTGCCGCAATGTTCTCCATCGACCAGCAGACCATTGATTACCTCAAGCTCACCGGCCGTGAAGACCAGCAGGTCAAGCTGGTGGAAACCTATGCCAAGGTTGCCGGCCTGTGGTCTGACAGCCTGGCCAACGCTGACTACGAGCGGGTGCTGCGCTTTGACCTGTCCAGCGTCGTCCGCAACATGGCCGGCCCGTCCAACCCACACGCCCGTGTCGCTACGAGTGACCTGGCCAGCAAAGGCATTGCCGGTCAGTGGGATGAAGTACCCGGGCAAATGCCGGATGGTGCTGTGATCATCGCAGCTATCACCAGCTGCACCAACACCAGCAACCCGCGTAACGTGATCGCCGCCGGCCTGTTGGCACGCAACGCCAACAAGCTGGGCCTGGCCCGCAAACCTTGGGTGAAATCCTCGCTGGCGCCGGGCTCCAAGACTGTTGCCTTGTACCTGAAAGAAGCCGGTCTGGACGATGAGCTGGAGCAGCTTGGCTTCGGTATCGTCGCCTTTGCCTGCACCACCTGCAACGGCATGTCCGGTGCGCTGGACCCAGTGATCCAGCAGGAAATCATCGATCGCGACCTGTACGCCACCGCGGTGCTCTCGGGTAACCGCAACTTCGACGGCCGTATCCACCCTTATGCCAAACAGGCATTCCTGGCTTCGCCGCCGCTGGTGGTGGCCTATGCCATTGCCGGGACCATCCGTTTCGACATCGAGAAGGATGTTCTGGGTGTGGTCGACGGCAAGGAAATTCGCTTGAAAGATATCTGGCCGAGCGACGAGGAAATCGACGCCGTGGTCAAGGCAGCGGTCAAACCAGAGCAGTTCCGGCAGGTCTACATCCCGATGTTCGCCATTGAAGAGGACACCGGTCCCAAGGTTGATCCGCTGTACGATTGGCGTGAGATGAGCACCTACATCCGTCGTCCGCCGTACTGGGAAGGCGCCTTGGCCGGCGAACGCACGCTCAAGGGCATGCGCCCATTGGCCGTACTGCCGGACAACATCACCACCGACCACCTGTCACCGTCGAACGCGATCATGCTCGACAGCGCTGCCGGTGAATACCTGGCGAAAATGGGCTTGCCGGAGGAGGACTTCAACTCCTATGCGACCCACCGTGGTGATCACCTGACCGCCCAGCGCGCGACCTTCGCCAACCCGAAGCTGTTCAACGAGATGGTCCGGGAAAACGGCAAGGTCAAGCAGGGGTCACTGGCGCGAATCGAGCCGGAAGGCAAGGTTACCCGTATGTGGGAAGCCATCGAAACCTACATGGAGCGCAAGCAGCCACTGATCATCGTTGCCGGTGCCGACTATGGCCAGGGTTCGTCTCGTGACTGGGCGGCCAAAGGCGTACGTCTGGCGGGTGTCGAAGCCATCGTCGCTGAAGGTTTTGAGCGTATCCACCGCACCAACCTGGTAGGGATGGGCGTATTGCCACTGGAATTCAAGCCGGGCGTCAACCGTCACACCCTGGACATCGACGGCACCGAGACCTTCGACGTGGTCGGCCAGCGTACCCCGCGGGCGACCCTGACTCTGGTGATCACCCGCCACAATGGCGAGCGCGTCGAAGTGCCGGTGACCTGCCGCCTGGATACCGCCGAAGAAGTGTCGATCTACGAAGCGGGTGGGGTGTTGCAGCGCTTTGCCCAGGACTTCCTCGAGTCGGCGACAGTCTGA
- the prpF gene encoding 2-methylaconitate cis-trans isomerase PrpF: MAHVPQFRIPATYIRGGTSKGVFFRLDDLPERAQVPGAARDALLLRVIGSPDPYGKQIDGMGGATSSTSKTVILSRSSKAEHDVDYLFGQVSIDKAFVDWSGNCGNLSAAVGSFAISAGLVDSSRVPQNGVAVVRIWQANIGKTIIAHVPITNGEVQETGDFELDGVTFPAAEVQLEFIDPAADEDGEGGSMFPTGNLIDDLEVPGVGTLKATLINAGIPTIFIQAEAIGYTGAELQDAINSDPEALARFETIRAYGAVRMGLITHIDEAAKRQHTPKVAFVASPTAYQSSSGKTVAASDVDLLVRALSMGKLHHAMMGTAAVAIGTAAAVPGTLVNLAAGGGERSAVRFGHPSGTLRVGAEARQVNGEWTVTKAIMSRSARVLMEGWVRVPGDAF; encoded by the coding sequence ATGGCTCACGTACCGCAGTTCAGAATTCCGGCCACCTACATCCGTGGCGGCACCAGCAAAGGCGTGTTTTTTCGCCTCGACGACCTGCCTGAGCGCGCCCAGGTCCCGGGCGCTGCCCGCGACGCACTGCTGCTGCGCGTCATCGGCAGCCCCGACCCATATGGCAAGCAAATCGACGGCATGGGCGGTGCCACCTCCAGTACCAGCAAGACGGTGATTCTCTCGCGCAGCAGCAAGGCCGAGCACGACGTTGACTACCTGTTCGGTCAGGTCTCAATCGACAAGGCCTTCGTCGACTGGAGCGGTAACTGCGGCAACCTCTCGGCAGCGGTCGGTTCGTTCGCCATCAGTGCTGGCCTGGTCGACAGCAGTCGCGTGCCACAAAACGGTGTTGCCGTCGTGCGTATCTGGCAGGCCAACATCGGTAAGACCATCATCGCTCACGTGCCGATCACAAACGGTGAAGTGCAAGAGACCGGTGACTTTGAGCTGGACGGTGTGACCTTCCCGGCTGCCGAAGTGCAGCTTGAATTCATCGACCCGGCCGCCGACGAAGACGGCGAGGGCGGTTCGATGTTCCCCACCGGTAACTTGATCGATGACCTGGAAGTGCCTGGTGTCGGTACGCTCAAGGCGACCCTGATCAATGCCGGGATCCCGACCATTTTTATCCAGGCTGAAGCCATCGGTTATACCGGTGCTGAGCTGCAGGACGCGATCAACAGTGACCCAGAGGCCCTGGCCCGGTTCGAGACCATTCGTGCCTACGGTGCTGTACGCATGGGCTTGATCACGCACATCGATGAAGCCGCCAAGCGCCAGCACACGCCGAAAGTCGCCTTTGTCGCATCGCCGACGGCGTATCAGTCGTCCAGCGGTAAAACCGTGGCAGCAAGCGACGTCGACCTGTTGGTGCGCGCGTTGTCCATGGGCAAGTTGCACCACGCCATGATGGGAACGGCAGCGGTAGCGATCGGCACTGCTGCGGCAGTCCCAGGCACCCTGGTCAACCTTGCTGCCGGTGGTGGTGAGCGTAGTGCCGTACGTTTCGGTCACCCCTCGGGCACCCTGCGCGTTGGCGCCGAGGCGCGTCAGGTGAACGGTGAGTGGACGGTTACCAAAGCAATCATGAGCCGTAGCGCTCGGGTGCTGATGGAGGGCTGGGTGCGGGTGCCCGGTGATGCCTTCTAA
- the prpD gene encoding 2-methylcitrate dehydratase, producing the protein MSANVDLNNRPDYDRVLQDIADYVLSYQVGSAEALDTARNCLMDTLGCGLLALRFPECTKHLGPLVQGTVVPHGARVPGTSYCLDPVKAAWDIGCTIRWLDYNDTWLAAEWGHPSDNLGGILAVADHLSQKRVANGEPALSMRTVLEAMVMAHEIQGVIALENSFNRVGLDHVLLVKVASTAVCAKLMGANREQLLSALSHAFVDGQALRTYRHAPNAGSRKSWAAGDATSRGVRLADIALRGEMGVPGVLTAPQWGFYDVLFSHTNKDLALKPDNQRAFSLSQPLASYVMEHVLFKISFPAEFHAQTACEAAVTLHPQVRNRLHEIERIVITTHESAIRIISKVGTLANAADRDHCIQYMTAVPLVFGNLVAEQYEDEFHAAHPIIDRLREKMEIVEEPRFTREYLEADKRSIANAVQVFFNDGSSTEQVVVEYPIGHRRRRAEGIPLLEEKFKANLATRFAAQRVNEIFALCRDQAALEAMAVHRFVALFVI; encoded by the coding sequence ATGAGTGCCAACGTTGATCTGAACAACCGTCCCGACTACGACCGGGTACTGCAGGACATCGCTGACTATGTCCTCAGCTATCAGGTCGGGTCCGCAGAGGCGCTGGACACGGCGCGCAACTGCCTGATGGACACGCTGGGTTGCGGCCTGCTGGCATTGCGCTTCCCTGAGTGCACCAAGCACTTGGGGCCGCTGGTGCAAGGCACGGTGGTGCCACATGGCGCAAGAGTGCCGGGCACCAGCTACTGCCTGGACCCGGTCAAGGCTGCCTGGGACATCGGTTGTACCATCCGTTGGCTCGACTACAACGACACCTGGCTGGCCGCCGAATGGGGGCACCCCTCGGATAACCTCGGTGGCATCCTTGCCGTGGCCGATCATCTTTCGCAAAAACGTGTGGCCAATGGAGAGCCAGCCTTGAGCATGCGCACAGTGCTTGAGGCCATGGTCATGGCCCACGAAATCCAGGGGGTGATCGCCCTGGAGAATTCCTTCAATCGTGTTGGCCTGGACCATGTGCTACTGGTCAAGGTCGCGTCTACAGCGGTGTGCGCCAAGCTCATGGGTGCCAACCGAGAGCAGCTGCTGTCTGCATTGTCTCATGCCTTTGTCGACGGCCAGGCGCTGCGTACTTATCGTCATGCACCGAATGCCGGCTCGCGCAAATCCTGGGCGGCAGGTGATGCCACCAGCCGTGGTGTGCGTCTGGCGGACATCGCCTTGCGTGGCGAGATGGGCGTTCCTGGGGTGCTTACTGCACCGCAATGGGGCTTCTACGATGTGCTGTTCAGCCATACCAACAAGGACTTGGCACTCAAGCCCGACAACCAGCGCGCCTTCAGTCTTTCCCAGCCATTGGCTAGCTACGTGATGGAGCATGTGCTGTTCAAGATCAGCTTCCCCGCCGAGTTTCATGCTCAGACCGCCTGTGAAGCAGCCGTCACCTTGCATCCACAGGTGCGCAATCGCCTGCATGAAATCGAGCGGATCGTCATCACCACCCATGAGTCAGCGATCCGCATCATCTCCAAAGTCGGCACGTTGGCTAACGCCGCCGATCGTGATCATTGCATCCAGTACATGACTGCGGTGCCGCTGGTCTTCGGCAATTTGGTCGCCGAGCAGTATGAGGATGAGTTTCATGCTGCCCACCCGATCATTGATCGTTTGCGCGAGAAGATGGAGATTGTCGAAGAGCCGCGTTTCACCCGGGAGTACCTGGAAGCGGACAAGCGTTCGATCGCCAATGCCGTACAGGTTTTTTTCAATGATGGATCCAGCACTGAACAAGTGGTGGTGGAGTACCCGATTGGTCATCGGCGGCGTCGCGCCGAGGGTATTCCGTTGCTGGAGGAGAAGTTCAAGGCCAACCTGGCGACGCGCTTTGCCGCGCAACGGGTGAACGAGATTTTTGCCTTGTGCAGGGATCAGGCGGCGCTGGAAGCGATGGCGGTGCATCGGTTTGTGGCGTTGTTTGTGATCTGA